One Bradyrhizobium sp. CCGB12 genomic window carries:
- a CDS encoding glyoxalase/bleomycin resistance/extradiol dioxygenase family protein, with protein MATKVKPVPEGYHTVTPYLVVDGAEKIIHFMKDAFGAQPVFEPLMRPDGKVGHAEFKIGNSIVMISDSSERAQATSTMLYLYVPNVDAVYQQALKAGGTSVMEPADQFYGDRSGGVTDPAGNRWHIGTRIEDVSPAELKKRATEAMKQQNKAA; from the coding sequence ATGGCAACCAAAGTAAAACCGGTTCCCGAGGGATACCACACCGTCACGCCCTATCTCGTCGTCGATGGTGCGGAGAAGATCATCCACTTCATGAAAGACGCTTTTGGAGCCCAACCGGTCTTCGAGCCGCTGATGCGGCCGGATGGCAAGGTTGGACATGCGGAGTTCAAGATCGGAAATTCCATCGTCATGATTTCCGATTCCTCGGAGCGCGCACAAGCAACATCCACGATGCTTTATCTCTACGTACCGAACGTGGATGCAGTCTATCAGCAGGCGCTCAAGGCCGGCGGCACATCGGTGATGGAGCCCGCCGATCAATTTTACGGCGACCGCAGCGGCGGCGTGACGGATCCGGCGGGCAACCGGTGGCACATCGGCACCCGTATCGAGGATGTATCTCCGGCCGAGCTTAAGAAGCGTGCGACGGAGGCCATGAAGCAGCAGAACAAGGCTGCTTAA
- a CDS encoding glutathione S-transferase family protein: protein MPDLTLTTFDWVPPPPRGFVRDLRVRWALEEAALPYRVASVPFDDRGPAHLAHQPFGQVPWLTDGGLSIFETGAILLHLGERSDRLMPPDPRGRSETTEWVFAALNSVEMASLPWALSKFMGHPTDTAAWKFVDDFVKLRLKHMEPVLAGREWLASSFSVADILMADVLRLVDRFDGLAEHPACRDYVARATARPSFAKAHQDQMAHFAAADAARNSRP, encoded by the coding sequence ATGCCTGACCTCACCCTGACCACCTTCGACTGGGTTCCCCCACCCCCGCGCGGCTTCGTGCGCGACCTCCGTGTGCGCTGGGCGCTCGAAGAAGCTGCCTTGCCCTATCGCGTCGCGAGCGTGCCGTTCGACGACCGGGGGCCTGCGCATCTCGCGCACCAGCCGTTCGGCCAGGTGCCGTGGCTGACCGATGGCGGGCTCTCGATCTTCGAGACCGGCGCAATCCTGCTGCATCTCGGCGAGCGCAGCGACAGGCTGATGCCACCAGATCCGCGCGGTCGCAGCGAAACGACGGAATGGGTGTTCGCGGCGCTCAATTCGGTGGAGATGGCCAGCCTGCCCTGGGCGCTGTCGAAGTTCATGGGCCATCCGACCGACACGGCGGCGTGGAAATTCGTGGACGATTTCGTCAAGCTTCGGCTCAAGCACATGGAGCCGGTGCTGGCGGGGCGCGAATGGCTGGCAAGCTCGTTCTCCGTCGCCGACATCCTGATGGCGGACGTGCTGCGCCTGGTCGATCGCTTCGACGGATTGGCGGAACATCCGGCCTGCCGCGACTACGTCGCGCGCGCCACGGCCCGTCCATCGTTCGCAAAAGCCCACCAGGACCAGATGGCGCATTTCGCCGCGGCCGATGCGGCACGCAATAGCCGACCATAG